In one Pseudomonas sp. R84 genomic region, the following are encoded:
- a CDS encoding phosphate ABC transporter substrate-binding protein PstS, protein MKLKRLMAAMTFVAAGVATANAVAAVDPAIPSYTKTTGVSGNLSSVGSDTLANLMTLWAENYKKEYPNVNIQIQAAGSATAPPALTEGTSNLGPMSRKMKDTELAAFEQKYGYKPTAIPVAVDALAVFVHKDNPIQHLTMEQVDAIFSSTRLCGAKADVKTWGELGVTGDLANKPVQLFGRNSVSGTYGYFKEEALCKGDYKPNVNEQPGSASVVQSISSSLNGIGYSGIGYKTASVKTVPLAKKGSTDFIEDTEENALNGKYPLSRFLYVYVNKAPNKPLAPLEAEFVKLVLSKQGQEVVVKDGYIPLPAKVAAKALADLGLQEGGAVAKK, encoded by the coding sequence ATGAAACTGAAGCGTTTGATGGCGGCAATGACTTTTGTCGCTGCTGGCGTTGCGACTGCCAACGCGGTTGCCGCTGTTGACCCTGCTATCCCGAGCTACACCAAGACCACTGGTGTGTCGGGCAACCTGTCCAGCGTCGGCTCCGATACCCTGGCCAACCTCATGACCCTCTGGGCTGAGAACTACAAAAAAGAATACCCGAACGTCAACATCCAGATTCAGGCCGCTGGCTCCGCCACTGCGCCACCTGCTTTGACTGAAGGCACCTCCAACTTGGGCCCGATGAGCCGCAAGATGAAGGACACCGAACTGGCGGCCTTCGAGCAGAAGTACGGCTACAAGCCAACCGCTATCCCGGTTGCCGTGGATGCCCTGGCTGTGTTCGTGCACAAGGACAACCCGATCCAGCACCTGACCATGGAACAGGTTGATGCGATCTTCTCGTCGACCCGTCTGTGCGGCGCCAAAGCCGACGTGAAAACCTGGGGCGAACTGGGTGTGACCGGCGACCTGGCCAACAAACCAGTACAACTGTTCGGCCGTAACTCGGTATCCGGCACCTACGGCTACTTCAAAGAAGAAGCCCTGTGCAAAGGCGACTACAAACCAAACGTTAACGAACAACCTGGTTCGGCGTCGGTTGTGCAGTCGATCAGCTCCTCGCTGAACGGCATCGGTTACTCCGGCATCGGTTACAAGACCGCCAGCGTGAAGACCGTTCCTCTGGCCAAGAAAGGCAGCACCGACTTCATCGAAGACACCGAAGAAAACGCCCTGAACGGCAAATACCCGCTGTCGCGTTTCCTCTACGTTTACGTCAACAAAGCCCCGAACAAGCCTCTGGCTCCGCTGGAAGCTGAGTTCGTGAAACTGGTGCTGTCGAAACAGGGCCAGGAAGTGGTAGTGAAAGACGGCTACATCCCACTGCCAGCCAAGGTTGCTGCAAAAGCACTGGCTGACCTGGGTCTGCAGGAAGGCGGCGCTGTCGCAAAGAAGTAA
- a CDS encoding response regulator: MSKISVLVVDDASFIRDLVKKCLRNYFPGIRTEDAVNGKKAQAMLAREAFDLVLCDWEMPEMSGLELLTWCREQDNLKTMPFVMVTSRGDKENVVQAIQAGVSGYVSKPFTNEQLLTKVKQALNKVGKLDTLMNSAPTKMNSAFGNDSLSALTGGKPAVVGGAPAAAAVNPFAKPAAAAPAPAAGPSRGLLNSPPVKAPAAASAPASGRGQGQLRLPSGTQQCVIKALSIKEALLVVKRTDTLPQILDSAVLDLEQGDNAEIARLNGYLHAVVAFEPKPDSDWLQLTFRFVDQDAQKLDYISRLIARGTAQKHFVPGA; this comes from the coding sequence ATGAGCAAGATCAGTGTGTTGGTCGTGGACGATGCTTCGTTCATTCGTGACCTGGTGAAAAAGTGCCTGCGTAATTACTTCCCGGGGATCCGCACCGAGGACGCCGTCAACGGTAAAAAGGCTCAGGCCATGCTGGCCAGAGAAGCCTTCGACCTGGTCCTGTGTGACTGGGAAATGCCGGAAATGTCCGGTCTCGAACTGCTGACCTGGTGCCGCGAGCAAGACAATTTGAAGACCATGCCGTTCGTTATGGTTACCAGCCGTGGCGACAAGGAAAACGTCGTGCAGGCGATTCAGGCCGGCGTTTCCGGCTACGTCAGCAAGCCGTTCACCAACGAGCAACTGCTGACCAAGGTCAAGCAGGCGCTGAACAAGGTCGGCAAGCTCGACACCCTGATGAACAGCGCGCCGACCAAGATGAACTCGGCGTTCGGCAACGATTCCCTGAGTGCCTTGACCGGTGGCAAGCCTGCCGTGGTTGGTGGTGCACCGGCAGCTGCGGCGGTCAACCCGTTCGCCAAACCGGCTGCTGCCGCGCCAGCGCCCGCCGCTGGGCCGTCCCGTGGTTTGCTCAACAGCCCACCGGTCAAGGCGCCAGCCGCCGCTTCAGCGCCGGCCAGCGGTCGTGGCCAAGGCCAATTGCGCCTGCCAAGCGGTACTCAGCAATGCGTGATCAAGGCCCTGAGCATCAAGGAAGCGTTGCTGGTGGTGAAACGCACCGACACCCTGCCGCAGATCCTCGACAGCGCCGTGCTCGATCTGGAGCAGGGCGACAATGCCGAAATCGCCCGCCTCAACGGTTACCTGCACGCGGTTGTCGCGTTTGAGCCGAAACCGGACAGCGACTGGCTGCAACTGACCTTCCGCTTCGTTGATCAGGACGCGCAGAAGCTCGACTACATCTCCCGCCTGATCGCTCGCGGCACGGCGCAGAAGCACTTTGTTCCAGGCGCGTAA
- a CDS encoding hemolysin family protein, with the protein MDPSPGLSLATIFADFGMILFALILVLLNGFFVAAEFAMVKLRSTRVEAIADQNGWRGHILRTVHSQLDAYLSACQLGITLASLGLGWVGEPAFAHILEPLLSAVGVQSPEIVKGVSFFTAFFIISYLHIVVGELAPKSWAIRKPELLSLWTAVPLYLFYWAMYPAIYLLNASANAILRIAGQGEPGPHHEHHYSREELKLILHSSRGQDPSDQGMRVLASAVEMGELEVVDWANSREDLITLEFNAPLKEILAMFRRHKFSRYPVYDSERQEFVGLLHIKDLLLELAALDHIPESFNLAELTRPLERVSRHMPLSQLLEQFRKGGSHFAVVEEADGNIIGYLTMEDVLEVLVGDIQDEHRKAERGILAYQPGKLLVRGDTPLFKVERLLGIDLDHIEAETLAGLVYETLKRVPEEEEVLEVEGLRIIIKKMKGPKIVLAKVLMLD; encoded by the coding sequence ATGGACCCTTCCCCTGGCTTGTCCCTCGCAACAATATTCGCCGATTTCGGCATGATCCTTTTTGCTCTGATCCTGGTTTTGCTCAACGGCTTTTTCGTTGCGGCGGAATTCGCCATGGTCAAACTGCGCTCGACCCGGGTCGAGGCCATCGCTGATCAGAACGGCTGGCGCGGGCACATCCTGCGCACCGTACACAGTCAGCTCGATGCGTACCTCTCGGCGTGCCAGCTCGGTATCACTCTCGCCTCGCTTGGCCTCGGTTGGGTCGGTGAGCCGGCCTTTGCGCACATTCTCGAACCGCTGCTGAGCGCGGTCGGCGTGCAGTCGCCGGAGATCGTCAAAGGCGTATCGTTCTTCACCGCGTTCTTCATCATTTCGTACCTGCACATTGTGGTCGGTGAACTGGCCCCGAAATCCTGGGCGATCCGCAAACCCGAGCTGCTGTCGCTGTGGACGGCGGTGCCGCTGTACCTGTTCTACTGGGCGATGTACCCGGCGATCTATCTGCTCAACGCCAGCGCCAACGCGATTCTGCGGATCGCCGGCCAGGGCGAACCCGGCCCGCATCACGAACACCATTACAGCCGCGAAGAACTGAAACTGATCCTGCATTCCAGTCGCGGCCAGGATCCAAGTGATCAGGGCATGCGTGTATTGGCGTCGGCGGTGGAAATGGGCGAGCTGGAAGTGGTCGACTGGGCCAACTCCCGCGAAGACTTGATCACCCTGGAATTCAATGCGCCGCTGAAAGAAATCCTGGCGATGTTCCGTCGCCACAAGTTCAGCCGTTATCCGGTGTACGACAGCGAGCGCCAGGAGTTCGTCGGCCTGCTGCACATCAAGGATCTGCTGTTGGAGCTGGCGGCGCTGGACCACATTCCCGAGTCGTTCAACCTCGCTGAACTGACCCGTCCACTGGAGCGGGTGTCGCGCCACATGCCGCTGTCGCAGCTGCTGGAGCAGTTCCGCAAGGGTGGCTCGCACTTCGCCGTGGTCGAAGAGGCTGATGGCAACATCATCGGCTACCTGACCATGGAAGACGTGCTGGAAGTGCTGGTCGGCGATATTCAGGACGAACACCGCAAAGCGGAGCGCGGGATCCTCGCTTATCAGCCGGGCAAGCTCTTGGTGCGTGGTGACACGCCGCTGTTCAAGGTGGAACGCCTGTTGGGCATCGACCTTGATCACATCGAAGCGGAAACCCTTGCCGGGCTGGTCTACGAAACCCTGAAACGGGTGCCGGAAGAGGAAGAAGTGCTGGAAGTCGAAGGCCTGCGGATCATCATCAAGAAGATGAAAGGGCCGAAGATTGTGCTGGCCAAGGTGTTGATGCTGGATTGA
- the phoU gene encoding phosphate signaling complex protein PhoU, with product MISKEGLTHHISAQFNAELEEVRSHLLAMGGLVEKQVNDAVTALIEADSGLAQQVREIDDQINQMERNIDEECLRILARRQPAASDLRLIISISKSVIDLERIGDEATKIARRAIQLCEEGEAPRGYVEVRHIGDQVRNMVRDALDAFARFDADLALSVAQYDKIIDREYKTALRELATYMMEDPRSISRVLSIIWVLRSLERIGDHARNISELVIYLVRGTDVRHMGLKRMKEEVEGTSGETANVPGDADDK from the coding sequence ATGATTTCTAAGGAAGGCCTGACCCATCACATCTCTGCGCAGTTCAATGCTGAGCTCGAGGAAGTGCGCAGCCACCTCCTGGCCATGGGCGGGCTGGTCGAGAAACAGGTCAACGACGCGGTGACCGCGCTGATCGAGGCCGATTCCGGCCTGGCTCAGCAGGTGCGCGAGATCGATGACCAGATCAACCAGATGGAACGCAACATCGACGAAGAATGCCTGCGCATTCTCGCCCGTCGTCAGCCGGCGGCGTCCGACCTGCGTTTGATCATCAGCATCTCCAAGTCGGTGATCGACCTGGAGCGCATCGGTGACGAAGCGACCAAGATCGCCCGTCGTGCGATTCAGCTGTGCGAAGAAGGTGAAGCGCCGCGCGGTTATGTCGAGGTTCGTCACATTGGCGACCAGGTGCGCAACATGGTTCGTGATGCGCTGGACGCGTTTGCCCGTTTCGACGCCGACCTGGCGTTGTCGGTGGCGCAGTACGACAAGATCATCGACCGCGAATACAAGACCGCGCTGCGTGAGCTGGCCACCTACATGATGGAAGACCCGCGCTCTATCTCGCGGGTCTTGAGCATCATCTGGGTGCTGCGTTCGCTGGAACGCATCGGCGACCACGCGCGCAACATCTCCGAATTGGTCATTTACCTGGTGCGTGGCACCGACGTGCGCCACATGGGCCTCAAGCGCATGAAAGAAGAAGTTGAAGGCACAAGCGGCGAAACCGCTAATGTTCCGGGCGATGCTGACGATAAGTAA
- a CDS encoding ABC transporter permease subunit, which yields MQDAGKPLMISLEEQNQVAMRVSDKGQALFFDIDSGAELKRVDLPVPAGATVTSIGEDQPGHPLVAVGLSNGQALVFRHTYKVSYPDGKKTISPAIEYPYGEAPIALNEAGGALEHVSLNATDTTLMLVGSTGSQLNVLSLTSEENMMTGEVTNEQKRIDLPQMTEPVKNIFVDPRQQWLYVVNGRAQADVFSLRDKSLNGRYKLLENADAEVTATTQLVGGISLIVGDSKGGLAQWFMARDTDGELRLKQIRTFQMGTTPIVEITAEERRKGFLALDASGKLGVFHSTAHRTLLVDQVVEGQGLFGLSPRANRVIVEAGGKLQPLLLDNPHPEVSWSALWSKVWYENYDEPKYVWQSTAANTDFEPKLSLSPLTFGTLKAAFYAMLLAAPLAVAAAIYTAYFMAPGMRRKVKPVIELMEAMPTVILGFFAGLFLAPYVEGHLPGIFSLLMLLPIGILVAGFTFSRLPESIRLKVPDGWESALLIPVILFVGWLSLYMSPFMENWFFGGDMRMWISHDLGITYDQRNALVVGLAMGFAVIPNIYSIAEDAVFSVPRGLTLGSLALGATPWQTMTRVVILTASPGIFSALMIGMGRAVGETMIVLMATGNTPVMEMNLFEGLRTLAANVAVEMPESEVGGSHYRVLFLSALVLLLFTFVMNTLAELIRQRLRKKYSSL from the coding sequence ATGCAGGACGCCGGCAAGCCGCTGATGATTTCGCTCGAAGAGCAGAATCAGGTGGCCATGCGTGTTTCCGACAAGGGCCAGGCATTGTTCTTTGATATCGACAGTGGCGCTGAGCTGAAGCGCGTCGATCTGCCGGTGCCTGCCGGCGCCACCGTGACCTCGATTGGTGAAGACCAGCCAGGCCATCCGCTGGTGGCCGTGGGCCTGTCCAACGGTCAGGCGCTGGTGTTCCGTCACACCTATAAAGTCAGCTACCCCGATGGCAAGAAAACCATCAGCCCGGCCATCGAGTATCCGTATGGCGAGGCACCGATCGCGCTGAACGAAGCCGGCGGTGCGCTGGAGCATGTCAGCCTGAATGCCACCGACACGACGCTGATGCTGGTCGGTTCGACCGGTTCGCAACTCAACGTGCTGTCGCTGACCAGCGAAGAAAACATGATGACCGGTGAAGTCACCAACGAGCAGAAGCGTATCGATCTGCCGCAGATGACTGAGCCGGTGAAAAACATCTTCGTCGACCCGCGCCAGCAATGGCTGTACGTGGTCAACGGTCGCGCTCAGGCCGATGTGTTCAGCCTGCGCGACAAGAGCCTCAACGGTCGCTACAAACTGCTGGAAAACGCTGACGCTGAAGTCACCGCGACCACGCAACTGGTCGGTGGTATCTCGCTGATTGTCGGCGACTCCAAGGGTGGTCTGGCCCAATGGTTTATGGCCCGTGATACCGACGGTGAGCTGCGCCTGAAACAGATTCGTACCTTCCAGATGGGCACCACGCCGATCGTTGAAATCACCGCCGAAGAGCGCCGCAAAGGCTTCCTCGCGCTGGATGCCAGCGGCAAGCTCGGCGTGTTCCACAGCACCGCGCACCGCACCTTGCTGGTCGATCAGGTGGTTGAAGGCCAAGGCCTGTTCGGTCTGTCGCCACGCGCCAACCGCGTGATCGTCGAAGCCGGCGGCAAGCTGCAACCGTTGCTGCTCGACAACCCGCACCCGGAAGTCTCGTGGAGCGCGCTGTGGAGCAAGGTCTGGTACGAGAACTACGACGAGCCTAAATACGTCTGGCAATCGACTGCAGCCAACACCGATTTCGAACCGAAACTGAGCCTGTCGCCACTGACCTTCGGCACGCTGAAAGCCGCGTTCTACGCGATGCTGCTGGCCGCGCCGCTGGCCGTTGCTGCTGCAATCTACACCGCGTACTTCATGGCCCCGGGCATGCGCCGCAAGGTCAAACCGGTGATCGAGCTGATGGAAGCGATGCCGACGGTGATCCTCGGTTTCTTCGCCGGTCTGTTCCTCGCGCCATATGTCGAAGGGCATCTGCCGGGCATCTTCAGCCTGCTGATGTTGTTGCCGATCGGCATCCTGGTCGCCGGTTTCACCTTCAGTCGTCTGCCTGAATCGATCCGCCTGAAAGTCCCGGATGGCTGGGAAAGTGCGCTGCTGATTCCGGTGATTCTGTTCGTGGGCTGGCTGTCGCTGTACATGAGCCCGTTCATGGAGAACTGGTTCTTCGGCGGTGACATGCGCATGTGGATCTCCCACGACCTCGGCATCACCTACGACCAGCGCAACGCTCTGGTGGTCGGTCTGGCCATGGGTTTTGCGGTGATCCCGAACATCTACTCGATTGCTGAAGACGCCGTGTTCAGCGTGCCACGCGGCCTGACCCTCGGTTCGCTGGCCCTCGGTGCCACGCCGTGGCAGACCATGACCCGTGTCGTCATCCTGACCGCCAGCCCGGGGATCTTCTCGGCGCTGATGATCGGCATGGGCCGTGCGGTCGGCGAAACCATGATCGTGCTGATGGCCACCGGTAACACCCCGGTCATGGAAATGAACCTGTTCGAAGGCCTGCGCACCCTGGCCGCCAACGTCGCGGTGGAAATGCCCGAGTCGGAAGTCGGCGGCAGCCACTACCGCGTGCTGTTCCTCTCGGCGCTGGTGTTGCTGTTGTTCACCTTCGTCATGAACACCCTGGCAGAACTGATTCGTCAGCGTCTGCGCAAGAAATACTCGTCGCTTTAA
- a CDS encoding M23 family metallopeptidase, with protein MLARLLFFCGLFMASTSAVAMTIYKSTDANGVVSYSDRPSKGAQVFVFQDRMVERLERQVYLDIKKQKGTDVVFVRNDLYAPVEVALAFTGMSNVRGAPAQTIRRVLPARSNTRLALLTAVSGKQPMVYTPQFHYSLGDPAGTAQGYRYPLPWRGGPFRLSQGANGQYSHYGPKNKYAMDIAMPVGTPIIAARAGVVVKTENSQSGRGNDASGNFVRVLHDDGTMGVYLHLKQGSVSVREGQRVAVGSPLALSGNTGNSSGPHLHFVVQRNSGAGLVSIPYQFNQPLGALPNFALGKQ; from the coding sequence ATGCTCGCGCGCCTGCTGTTTTTCTGTGGTCTCTTCATGGCCTCCACCTCGGCTGTGGCCATGACCATTTACAAATCCACCGATGCCAACGGCGTGGTCTCGTACAGCGACCGGCCGAGCAAAGGCGCGCAGGTGTTCGTTTTTCAGGACCGGATGGTCGAGCGCCTGGAGCGGCAGGTCTATCTCGACATCAAAAAACAGAAAGGCACTGACGTGGTGTTCGTGCGCAATGATCTGTATGCGCCGGTCGAGGTGGCGCTGGCGTTTACCGGGATGAGCAATGTGCGTGGCGCGCCAGCACAAACCATCCGCCGGGTGCTGCCGGCGCGCAGCAATACGCGGTTGGCGTTGCTGACGGCGGTGTCCGGCAAGCAGCCGATGGTGTACACGCCGCAATTTCACTATTCCCTCGGTGACCCTGCCGGCACCGCGCAGGGCTATCGCTATCCGCTGCCATGGCGCGGTGGGCCTTTCCGTCTGAGTCAGGGCGCCAACGGCCAATACAGCCACTACGGGCCGAAGAACAAGTACGCGATGGACATCGCCATGCCGGTCGGCACGCCGATCATTGCCGCGCGGGCAGGGGTGGTGGTGAAAACCGAAAATTCGCAGAGCGGGCGCGGCAATGATGCGTCCGGCAATTTCGTGCGGGTGCTGCACGACGACGGCACCATGGGTGTGTACCTGCACCTCAAGCAAGGTTCGGTGAGCGTGCGTGAAGGGCAGCGGGTGGCGGTGGGCAGTCCGCTGGCACTCTCGGGCAACACCGGCAACAGCAGCGGCCCGCACCTGCACTTCGTGGTGCAGCGCAACAGCGGGGCGGGGCTGGTTTCGATTCCCTACCAGTTCAACCAGCCGCTGGGGGCGTTGCCCAACTTTGCGTTGGGCAAGCAATAA
- the pstB gene encoding phosphate ABC transporter ATP-binding protein PstB, with amino-acid sequence MQHETHTHGINMSALGRDKQSLSLEQETVAIEVPGLSLYYGEKQALFDVSMNIPKQRVTAFIGPSGCGKSTLLRTFNRMNDLVDGCRVEGAINLYGNNIYRKGEDVAELRRRVGMVFQKPNPFPKTIYENVVYGLRIQGINKKRILDEAVEWALKGAALWDEVKDRLHESALGLSGGQQQRLVIARTIAVEPEVLLLDEPCSALDPISTLKVEELIYELKSKFTIVIVTHNMQQAARVSDYTAFMYMGKLVEFGDTDTLFTNPAKKQTEDYITGRYG; translated from the coding sequence ATGCAGCACGAAACACACACCCACGGCATCAACATGTCGGCCCTGGGCCGCGACAAGCAGAGCCTCAGTCTCGAACAGGAAACCGTTGCCATCGAAGTACCGGGCCTGAGCCTGTACTACGGCGAGAAACAAGCGCTGTTCGACGTCAGCATGAACATCCCGAAACAGCGCGTGACCGCCTTCATCGGCCCGTCCGGCTGCGGTAAGTCGACGCTGCTGCGCACCTTCAACCGCATGAACGATCTGGTTGACGGCTGCCGCGTAGAAGGCGCGATCAACCTGTACGGCAACAACATCTATCGCAAGGGCGAAGACGTTGCCGAGCTGCGTCGTCGCGTCGGCATGGTGTTCCAGAAGCCCAACCCGTTCCCGAAGACCATTTACGAAAACGTGGTGTACGGCCTGCGCATCCAGGGCATCAACAAGAAGCGCATTCTCGACGAGGCGGTAGAATGGGCGTTGAAAGGTGCGGCACTGTGGGACGAAGTCAAAGACCGTCTGCATGAATCGGCACTTGGCCTGTCCGGTGGTCAGCAACAGCGTCTGGTCATCGCCCGTACCATCGCGGTTGAGCCGGAAGTGCTGCTGCTCGACGAACCGTGCTCGGCCCTCGACCCGATCTCGACGCTGAAAGTCGAAGAGCTGATCTACGAGCTTAAATCCAAGTTCACCATCGTCATCGTCACGCACAACATGCAACAGGCCGCGCGGGTGTCCGACTACACGGCGTTCATGTACATGGGCAAACTGGTGGAATTCGGCGACACCGATACCCTGTTCACCAATCCGGCGAAGAAGCAGACCGAAGACTACATCACCGGTCGATACGGTTAA
- the phoR gene encoding phosphate regulon sensor histidine kinase PhoR codes for MLLLVTACLVIGLITGYYGWSLAAGLGIYLGWTLKQLLRLHEWLRQHQPDEAPPDGYGLWGEVFDSIYHLQRRDQRVRGRLQAVIDRVQESTAALKDAVIMLDSDGNLEWWNRAAETLLGLKTPQDSGQPVTNLVRHPRFKEYFEQNSYAEPLEIPSPTNDRVRIQLYLTRYGNNEHLMLVRDVTRIHQLEQMRKDFIANVSHELRTPLTVICGYLETLLDNVEEVNPRWSRALQQMQQQGGRMQTLLNDLLLLAKLEATDYPSDNQPVQVDTLLQSIKSDAQQLSGSKNQRITLEADAGLLLKGSEAELRSAFSNLVFNAVKYTPAEGNIRIRWWGDDQGAHLSVQDSGIGIDSKHLPRLTERFYRVDSSRNSNTGGTGLGLAIVKHVLLRHRARMEISSVPGHGSTFTCHFAPAQVAQARAISAAE; via the coding sequence ATGCTGTTGCTGGTCACAGCGTGTCTGGTGATCGGCCTGATCACCGGCTATTACGGCTGGAGCCTCGCGGCGGGTCTGGGTATTTATCTGGGCTGGACGCTCAAGCAGTTGCTGCGTCTGCACGAGTGGCTGCGCCAGCACCAACCCGACGAAGCACCGCCGGACGGCTATGGCCTGTGGGGCGAAGTGTTCGACAGCATCTACCACCTGCAACGCCGCGACCAACGTGTGCGCGGGCGCCTGCAAGCGGTGATCGACCGGGTGCAGGAATCCACCGCTGCGCTGAAAGACGCGGTAATCATGCTCGACAGCGACGGCAACCTGGAATGGTGGAACCGTGCTGCCGAAACCCTGCTCGGCCTCAAGACTCCGCAGGACAGCGGCCAACCGGTGACCAACCTGGTGCGCCATCCACGCTTCAAGGAATACTTCGAGCAGAACAGCTACGCCGAGCCACTGGAAATCCCCTCGCCAACCAATGATCGCGTGCGCATTCAGTTGTATCTGACCCGCTACGGCAACAATGAACACTTGATGCTGGTGCGCGACGTCACACGCATCCATCAGCTGGAACAGATGCGCAAAGACTTCATCGCCAACGTCTCTCACGAATTGCGCACGCCGCTGACGGTGATCTGCGGCTATCTGGAAACCCTGCTCGACAACGTCGAGGAAGTGAATCCACGCTGGAGCCGCGCCCTGCAGCAAATGCAACAACAGGGCGGGCGCATGCAGACACTGCTCAACGATTTGTTGCTGCTGGCGAAACTCGAAGCCACCGATTACCCGTCGGACAACCAGCCGGTGCAAGTCGACACCCTGCTGCAATCGATCAAGAGCGATGCGCAGCAATTGTCCGGCTCAAAGAACCAGCGCATAACGCTGGAAGCCGATGCCGGCCTGTTGCTCAAGGGCAGCGAGGCGGAATTGCGCAGTGCGTTTTCCAATCTGGTGTTCAACGCGGTGAAGTACACCCCGGCCGAGGGCAACATCCGCATTCGCTGGTGGGGCGACGATCAGGGCGCGCACCTCAGCGTGCAGGATTCCGGGATCGGCATCGACAGCAAACACTTGCCGCGCCTGACCGAACGCTTCTACCGCGTCGACTCCAGCCGCAACTCCAACACCGGGGGCACCGGGCTCGGCCTGGCCATCGTCAAGCACGTGCTGCTGCGCCACCGCGCACGCATGGAGATCAGCAGCGTGCCCGGTCACGGCAGCACGTTCACCTGCCATTTCGCCCCGGCGCAAGTGGCCCAGGCGCGGGCGATCAGCGCCGCTGAGTAA
- the pstA gene encoding phosphate ABC transporter permease PstA, whose protein sequence is MKQNSLKGWFKSGAPGVWISGGAVSIAVIMTIGLLAVIAVRGLGHFWPADLVHAHYDVPGQANHLVIGEVVQKEEVPRARLKSAGLPVPDEGPEFMTRELIKVGNRDLNGNDFTWIVGEWLTNQTTPPELMAIERREWGNFYGYLVNVKQDGKVIAEGEAAWPELQARINRVNGLAAQLKSLEKTDIGAINAGLERIRLHGRKLELEGKLDATAQADMESERAELNARYQDIEARLADLHAQFNRDALTARDANGKEIEIGLGKVVHAYQPNAMSTFTKVGFYFSKIWEFLSDDPREANTEGGIFPAIFGTVMMTLIMAMIVTPFGVLAAVYLREYAKQNTLTRIIRIAVNNLAGVPAIVYGVFGLGFFVYVLGGSVDRLFFPEALPAPTFGTPGLLWASLTLALLAVPVVIVATEEGLARIPRTVREGSLALGATKAETLWKIVIPMASPAMMTGMILAVARAAGEVAPLMLVGVVKLAPSLPVDGNYPYLHLDQKIMHLGFHIYDVGFQSPNVEAARPLVYATALLLVLVIATLNLSAVYIRNHLREKYKALDS, encoded by the coding sequence GTGAAACAGAACTCCCTGAAAGGATGGTTCAAGAGCGGCGCCCCGGGCGTCTGGATCAGCGGTGGCGCGGTGTCCATCGCGGTCATCATGACCATTGGCCTGTTGGCGGTGATTGCCGTGCGCGGTCTCGGTCACTTCTGGCCGGCGGACCTGGTCCACGCCCATTACGACGTACCGGGCCAGGCCAATCACCTGGTCATCGGTGAAGTGGTACAGAAAGAAGAAGTGCCTCGCGCCCGTCTGAAGAGCGCCGGTTTGCCGGTGCCCGATGAAGGCCCGGAATTCATGACCCGCGAGCTGATCAAGGTCGGCAACCGTGATCTGAACGGTAACGACTTCACCTGGATCGTCGGCGAGTGGCTGACCAACCAGACCACGCCGCCAGAACTGATGGCGATCGAGCGTCGCGAGTGGGGCAATTTCTACGGCTACCTGGTCAACGTCAAACAGGATGGCAAAGTCATCGCCGAGGGTGAGGCTGCGTGGCCTGAGTTGCAGGCGCGAATCAACCGTGTGAACGGTCTGGCGGCACAACTGAAGTCGCTGGAAAAGACTGACATCGGTGCGATCAACGCAGGTCTGGAGCGCATCCGTCTGCACGGTCGCAAACTGGAACTGGAAGGCAAGCTCGACGCCACCGCGCAAGCGGACATGGAGTCCGAGCGTGCCGAGCTGAATGCGCGTTATCAGGACATCGAAGCGCGCCTGGCCGATCTGCATGCGCAGTTCAACCGCGATGCCTTGACCGCTCGTGATGCCAACGGCAAAGAGATCGAAATCGGTCTGGGCAAAGTGGTTCACGCCTACCAGCCGAACGCGATGAGCACCTTCACCAAGGTCGGCTTCTACTTCAGCAAGATCTGGGAATTCCTGTCGGACGACCCGCGTGAAGCGAACACCGAAGGCGGGATTTTCCCGGCGATCTTCGGCACCGTGATGATGACGTTGATCATGGCGATGATCGTCACCCCGTTCGGCGTGCTGGCGGCGGTGTACCTGCGGGAATACGCCAAGCAGAACACCCTGACGCGGATCATCCGTATCGCGGTGAACAACCTCGCCGGCGTACCGGCGATCGTTTACGGCGTGTTCGGTCTGGGCTTCTTCGTTTACGTACTCGGTGGTTCGGTCGACCGCTTGTTCTTCCCGGAAGCACTGCCGGCACCGACCTTCGGTACACCGGGTCTGCTCTGGGCGTCGCTGACTTTGGCGCTGCTGGCGGTGCCGGTGGTGATTGTGGCAACCGAGGAAGGTCTGGCGCGAATCCCGCGTACCGTGCGTGAAGGTTCGTTGGCCCTCGGCGCGACCAAGGCTGAAACCTTGTGGAAGATTGTGATCCCGATGGCCAGCCCGGCAATGATGACCGGCATGATCCTCGCCGTGGCCCGTGCCGCCGGTGAAGTGGCGCCGCTGATGCTGGTGGGTGTGGTGAAACTGGCGCCATCGCTGCCTGTGGACGGCAACTACCCGTACCTGCACCTGGACCAGAAGATCATGCACTTGGGCTTCCACATCTATGACGTCGGCTTCCAGAGCCCGAACGTCGAAGCGGCCCGTCCGCTGGTGTACGCCACGGCGCTGTTGCTGGTACTGGTGATCGCCACGTTGAACCTGTCGGCGGTGTATATCCGCAACCACCTGCGCGAAAAATACAAAGCTTTGGACAGTTAA